A genomic region of Prevotella scopos JCM 17725 contains the following coding sequences:
- a CDS encoding IS256 family transposase, protein MLSQAKEQFKQGTPLFGKDGAFHRVLEDFLNSALECEMDSHLYNTKTSTKINRRNGKMSKEVQTEYGPVEIDTPRDREGSFTPEIIKKRQTILAEGLSDKIISLYATGQSMSDISKFLEENYGTKISKETISNITDKVWPEIKAWRTRSLEEVYPIVWMDAIHYKAHDDTGATTSRAIYNVIGVDKEGHKDLLGMYVSHSEGANFWLSVLTDLQNRGVKDILIACVDGLTGFPDAIQSVFPKTDVQLCIVHQIRNSVKYVASKNQKEFLKDLKMVYAAQTKEKAEIELDNLEKKWGKQYPIVIKSWRDKWDNLSHYFDYTEPIRRIMYTTNIVEGYHRQIRKVTKTKGVFPTDEALFKLVYLAYRNIKKKWTQPLRNWGQTAQQFAIKFGDRFQLL, encoded by the coding sequence ATGTTGTCTCAGGCAAAAGAACAGTTCAAACAAGGTACTCCTTTGTTTGGTAAGGATGGTGCATTCCATCGTGTATTGGAAGATTTCCTCAATTCAGCTCTCGAGTGTGAGATGGACTCTCACCTTTATAACACTAAGACATCCACAAAGATTAATCGCCGTAACGGCAAGATGTCCAAGGAGGTTCAAACAGAGTATGGTCCTGTAGAAATAGATACTCCACGTGACAGAGAAGGGAGTTTTACCCCTGAGATTATCAAAAAACGACAGACGATATTAGCAGAAGGTTTGTCCGATAAGATTATCAGTCTTTATGCTACAGGTCAGAGCATGTCTGACATAAGTAAGTTCCTTGAAGAGAACTATGGTACCAAGATATCCAAAGAGACAATAAGTAACATTACGGACAAGGTCTGGCCTGAGATAAAAGCCTGGCGCACACGCTCTTTGGAAGAAGTCTATCCGATAGTTTGGATGGATGCTATCCATTACAAGGCACATGACGACACGGGTGCTACAACATCTCGTGCAATATATAATGTCATTGGTGTTGACAAGGAAGGACATAAAGATCTTCTGGGTATGTATGTATCTCATAGCGAGGGCGCTAACTTCTGGCTCAGCGTACTTACAGACCTTCAAAACAGAGGTGTCAAAGACATTCTTATAGCTTGTGTAGATGGCCTTACGGGCTTCCCAGATGCCATCCAGAGCGTATTTCCTAAGACGGATGTACAGCTATGTATTGTACATCAAATCCGTAACTCAGTGAAGTATGTCGCCAGCAAGAATCAGAAGGAGTTCCTAAAGGATTTGAAGATGGTTTATGCTGCACAAACTAAGGAGAAAGCAGAGATAGAACTCGATAATTTGGAGAAAAAGTGGGGTAAGCAATATCCTATCGTCATCAAGTCGTGGCGTGACAAGTGGGATAACCTCTCACACTATTTTGACTATACGGAACCTATCAGACGTATCATGTATACTACCAACATTGTAGAAGGTTATCATCGTCAGATACGTAAGGTAACAAAGACAAAGGGAGTTTTCCCAACTGACGAAGCTCTCTTCAAACTCGTATATCTTGCCTATCGTAACATCAAAAAGAAATGGACTCAGCCATTGCGAAACTGGGGCCAGACAGCCCAACAGTTCGCTATAAAGTTTGGCGACCGCTTCCAATTATTATAG
- a CDS encoding toll/interleukin-1 receptor domain-containing protein encodes MNKEYQLGQLRKVIESPDTLSGLYLIDTVLDDNEIEKHIKGLNNCAYLKLPLLPPKDSSVFEMFVIGLSYKFDNQTLAEMVKLLLSDATQKRDNVLLTILLDIMRNHIERRTILHLEGEKDLSSFIHEDLCKLKTSLDYSSHPIIIINKPKHAIGIKKDPNINIITFQENNFMEKRTEKVHISYKHDTAYEADILAIKTGLQENNIPYSIDEYDILYRDNIDDYEKEIGSSDIVIMFVIPNYLTSLECMFEMTQIFKNGNIKTRVFPVVDMGKIKRNGDGLIKIKDYWSKEKIKKSEQIKTEPGGSSFLIKEIQKIDDILKTMDDLWTFLCRENSGSYHKLIDNNAKQLMEEIKKYLCLKLAPDTENFTPTTATKPTGTRVITQNGEKSLYIENNNGNITIS; translated from the coding sequence ATGAATAAGGAGTATCAATTAGGACAATTACGAAAGGTAATAGAAAGCCCAGATACCTTGTCTGGTCTGTATCTAATTGATACAGTTTTAGACGATAACGAGATAGAAAAGCATATAAAGGGATTAAATAACTGTGCTTATCTAAAATTACCTCTGCTTCCACCTAAAGATAGTTCAGTCTTTGAAATGTTTGTGATTGGGTTAAGCTATAAATTCGACAATCAAACATTAGCAGAAATGGTGAAGTTGTTATTATCAGATGCTACACAAAAAAGAGATAATGTCCTGTTAACTATTCTGTTAGATATAATGAGAAATCACATAGAGAGAAGGACTATTCTTCATCTTGAGGGTGAAAAAGATTTATCCTCATTTATACATGAGGACCTTTGTAAACTTAAAACATCTTTAGATTATAGTTCACACCCTATCATTATAATTAATAAACCAAAGCATGCTATAGGAATTAAAAAAGACCCGAATATAAACATAATAACATTTCAAGAGAACAATTTTATGGAAAAAAGAACTGAGAAAGTGCATATATCATATAAACATGATACTGCATATGAAGCTGATATCCTTGCAATTAAAACAGGACTTCAAGAGAACAATATTCCATATTCTATAGATGAATACGACATTTTATATCGCGACAATATTGATGACTACGAGAAAGAAATTGGCAGTTCAGACATTGTCATTATGTTTGTAATACCTAATTATTTAACATCTTTAGAATGTATGTTTGAAATGACGCAAATATTTAAAAATGGCAATATAAAAACAAGGGTATTTCCTGTTGTTGATATGGGAAAGATTAAACGAAATGGAGATGGCTTAATAAAGATAAAAGATTATTGGAGCAAAGAAAAAATAAAAAAATCTGAGCAAATAAAGACAGAACCAGGTGGCTCAAGCTTTCTTATAAAAGAAATACAAAAAATAGATGATATCCTTAAAACAATGGATGACTTATGGACGTTCTTGTGTCGTGAAAACTCTGGTAGCTACCATAAACTTATAGATAATAATGCAAAACAATTAATGGAGGAAATAAAAAAATACTTATGTCTTAAATTGGCACCAGATACTGAGAACTTCACGCCTACAACCGCAACAAAGCCTACAGGAACCCGAGTTATCACTCAGAATGGTGAAAAATCTTTATATATAGAAAATAATAATGGAAATATTACTATAAGCTAA